From Arcobacter sp. CECT 8986, one genomic window encodes:
- the trxA gene encoding thioredoxin, which yields MGKYIELTQENFDSTVSNGVSLVDFWAPWCGPCRMLAPVIEELGEEFDGKANICKVNTDEQQDLAVKYGIRSIPTIIFVKDGEVVEQMVGATSKQALADKINSLL from the coding sequence ATGGGTAAGTATATTGAATTAACTCAAGAGAATTTTGATAGTACAGTTTCAAATGGTGTATCTTTAGTAGACTTTTGGGCTCCATGGTGCGGACCTTGTAGAATGCTTGCACCTGTTATTGAAGAGTTAGGTGAGGAATTTGATGGTAAAGCTAACATTTGTAAAGTAAATACAGATGAACAACAAGATTTAGCTGTAAAATATGGTATTAGATCTATTCCTACAATTATCTTTGTTAAAGATGGTGAAGTTGTAGAACAAATGGTTGGTGCAACATCTAAACAAGCACTAGCTGATAAAATTAACTCACTATTATAA